The Vigna angularis cultivar LongXiaoDou No.4 chromosome 9, ASM1680809v1, whole genome shotgun sequence DNA window GGCAATCACAGCCACCATCAAGGAACAGTTTGATGAGCCATGGCTAACATGGGGCTCAATCCCTAAGTCAACCAGAGATGTCTTCTTCGAACGTTTTAAGGTAAACACTTTTCATTCCCAATCCTGTTACAAAGTCAATAGTTGGTGTCCtgcatttaatttatactttgaaCTTGTTTACTTATTCAAACctattatttctaatataacAGAGAAGGGTTTCATGGAAGCCTGAAGATGAGGAAAAggtcaaaaaaaattatcacatcAAGGCATCTCATAGACTCTCAGAGATGTATAAAAAAGTTAGAACTCTAGGAAAAAGACCTGATTGGCTGGGGGACGATTTCAGTGTTCATCAAACATTtcaaactttcgaaatttctttctctaaacatagaccttaaattacaaatccgatcggtcaaattgtattaatatgtcttagaaatcatatatcaaattttgaggttgatctaacggtcaaatagatcaaaatctatatttttaccgagacaacttagtaacagaactacaggggtaactaatttactcaaacatgcaggatttatttctccaagtacagacttctattttcaaatccgaacggtcaaagtttagtaataggtcttaggattcacatattaaaagtttagctaaatccaacggtgaaaacaattaatagaaaattttcaccaTAGTAActcaaaaataagaaattataatcatgaaagccaaattttacacaagtcaatagataactaccattaccaaattttaacatattcatactcatattcatgatcataacaagaaaggattagctcccctacctcttctcCTTGCAAGAAATTCTTCACTCTTGATACTCCTAGACCACCACCTTTGCTTGTTTTCACtctcaaattcaaagaaaattctaacttaaatccctcttcttttctcctcctctCTTTTGGCCTTAATAAGCTTATATCAAGAGAATGAAGCCTCTTGGAAGATGCTTGCAGTAAtacaatggaaagaaaaaaaaaacaaacaaagaaaaggaTGGGTCCCCTTTACCAAAACATGCACCCATGTTTCACggaaaacaaaacattaaccTCCATGCTTCAATATTGTCTTCTTATTTTCcatattagtattaattttttttattattaatttataattatgtccCTCCTTTTAACCAAAGATTGCCAGCACAAATTgcatcaaattcaaataattaatacaagaaAAACCAAGCTAaacaaaatggtaaaaaaaatacaaacaagtCTTTATCTTACATATGCAAAATATGTTTGAAACTAATTACACTaaccaaaaatttatttatttattattattatttttcatactttCTACCTACTAATGCacaccataattaattattcaaaaccacaacatacataaaattacttttatttttctataggTCTTACACTTAGTGTCACAAATTTCACAATAAAATGAtacaaaagaagaataaaatcatataatcaCTAACTTTGAAGCACTTAACTAAAACTAATTTAGATCACAAATTTAGTTACCTAAATCACATTTTACCCCTAAAATAAATGGATAAATTTACATTTGTATTTGTGTTTCAGATGGAAGCTTGGATTAGtcataaaattgattatatatttaaaatgcaATTCTTTGATAGGTTTGTTTATATTATAGTATTTGGTTTATACCAAAAAGTAGCGAacattttgtcttttttttttgaaaaattcataTTCTTTAAATTGTTGTTTAACTTATATGTACCATTATAGATAGTAAGtcttttttatacttaatttgtaatttatgaACGAGTCTTGATTTCTTGATATATATTAATGTAGTATTGATCGTTTTgcattttgttaaattttaaattgtagaaCTAGAtagtttgtaaatatttattcttctttactTGATTAATGCATATACATCAAGTCgaatattaaattttcataaaagttCAATTgaccttattttattttgttcttcaaGTGTCTACGTATTTTGATTGTGGTATATTTATTCTCATTGCTTTTATCTTCTGTACTACAAGAAATTTACTATTTTGTTAGAGAAATTAAcaaggaaaaattatttttgactACTTTGtgagaaaatgatgaagaaataAAGTTTTAGCTTGTTCATACCAAAACAACTACAAGTTTATTAGAACGTAGATATGTTTCTAATCcttctcaattaaaaatataataagtaaataaaattatttttatttaaatatttcaaaattatttttattccatCTCAACCTTTTAACAATAGTTCattgattttaatgttaaattttgtgttattgaacaattactataaaaaaatatttaaataataaccattttcaaaaacaaaaaataattaatcattataataattaatttataaactaaaaattattaatatctaaaatagtttcatcataaataaaaaattataatagagTTTTGAACAGGTCACTAAATTCGACTTCATTAATTATTAAGATATTGATTGTAAAAAAACTATTATCTAAATTGatcattaattagtttaattgtgtttattccatatatatatatatatatatatatatatatatatatatataatattttttgaataaccATCTTGCCATGATTTGGTAGTTACTAATACAATCTTAGGGCATTGATGTTcaataataaacaaaagtaattgcataaaatgttaaatataaatacaagaGTTAGCATCCTTAAACGAAtcatataaagtaaaaaaaaaaccacgTGAGTTGTTTTTTTATAGATATAACATCAACAATAGTAAACAATAAATgtaatgaaaatatgaacatctcaaatcatattaataattttgtgaCAGATACTGttttataacataaataaaacgAGAAAAACCACAACTACATTATAACGTTTAGACTGTTGCGTcattttttgttagaaaaaatttacagtttaattattaattataacttttaactttgcaattaaaaagaatatatatatatatatatatatatatatatatataacttagttCATTATAActttaatgaataaatatgattttaattagagttgtaaaaaaagttaaaacttaCTAGTCAATCTGATTTATTATGGATTTAAGTtgggttaaattaaaaaaaattacaaaattttgtaacatatcaataattttaatttattaagaactcgttttatttgaattaaatccGTGAGAAGTTAGGTTGGTTTATCATCCacaaattatattaacaaaagTAAAATCCTAAATACTTTTCtatctttaaattatattaaattatattgtatttttatgattttagattgtatttaaatttttatattatttttggattgtattttattgaattttaattaaattttaattaaaaaagttataatttcttttggaattgagaaataaaaatttaattaagtaaacCAATTCGTGATAGAATGATTTGTTTTCacttctttaattttaactaaacatgataattaaatattaatccaccaattagttatttaattaaagagaaaacaatttaaaacattaaatgatctcttatattttttaaaagtatatttattcaATATCTCTGTTTAACTTAAAGAAATTGTTTAGATAACACGTTATTTAGTTATGATGAAATTGTATGAAATGTCATTTTAACTTCTAAAAAGCACAATGTCTCCAAGTTTTGTGCTTTATTAATATGTTCGTGAATCGTTAAATGTGTGTAATAAAAGATTAATCATTCCATACCaataatataatctaaaagaatatattaagaAGTTACTATATAACTTCAAATTTGAGTTACCTAAGATTTTTAGTGAAATAACGCTGTGTTTTAGAATTCCATAAGAATgagaaaaaacaataatatattgttaatataaaaaaaattgatataacgtaatataaaaactatagtacaaaataattattttaatattcaagCAATAATTAAGATATTACATTTGAAATACTATACAGTAATCCATGCAAGAAAGTAAATTTCTTTAAgacattataaattaataatttaaatataatatataataaatttaaaaataaatgaaaaaaaaatgattcttAAAAGTGACAagtaaatactaaataatatcatttacagtttaaattaataatcttaattttcataattaatttattattagcAGTTGTTACGATTCATTTCTTCGTTGACGAAGGAATGAACTCACGACAAAAGAAAATATGGTAATGGCTCCAACTtctgttattttaaaatttcgaATACGTGTATGATATGAGGACcattatttctgttttgaaaaAAGTACAATGTCGGGATAATTTTTTAAACGGCaactttcattttaatatttataataaatgacaagtctcatttaattatttattttccttattttttgaTTTTCTGCTTATTTTTATACTTCGTTGTAAGAATAAGTACACTTTCTCATGTTTATTactaattcattattattattttattattatcagtGCATTTAGATTGCACCTAAATTTCTGCCTATACTACAGTTTCTGACCTACATTGCAGTTCGTGGCAGAGCATATAAAAGGAAAAGTTGCATTCAGGGGTTGCCACGTAGGACAACAAAACATGGTTTTTggtaattcaaaatttaaattagaaattagaaatgataaattatataaatattagaatactcaaaacaaaaaataaaataaaataaaaaaaccatatTTTCCCATTCTATTTGTAAGGCAAACCCaaaaaaaggggaaaaaatataaatgtgtcGAGGGAGCGAAAATTGCTGGCATCAGAGGAGGGAAAGAAAAAGAGTGTGTGTGATGTGagattttctctttctctttctttctttctctctctaaactttgtttttcttctatctTTCGATTTCATTCActattctttctctttcttcattttgtcTCCTTCCACGATCTGCAACGAACAACACGCGTAGCGTGACTCTGCTTCCTCTTCCCTTTCCTTTCGCATTTTACTGCATTGTTACGTTCGTTGCACAGCATGAACGGGCCCCTCCCGTTCGGTGCgtgtcattttttatttctttttgttttaactgCGAGAAACTGAAAATTCTTTTTTGTATTCAATTTGGTGGATTTGGTTGCACTGAATCTTCAATTAGCTGGCATTGTTAATTGGTTACGCCTCTAGCTGGATCATTCTTGTCGTTAGGAAAATTTGGAAACAGAAGATAGAATAAAGTACAACGTGAACCACGTTGGTTTTTCTTTCAGCTTTTTTGAACGCATTTTGTTGTCTCAGACGCTGACATGACGTTCTTTAGCTCATCGATTTGAATTCTTGGATTTCGCAGACCCGGGGAAAGGAACGAGTGTGTTACAGGATCTcgtgtttctttgttttttttattgatattattcttgtcttaatttttagatttttttttatttgaaataaaattatatatgacaTCGGAGAATCTCGTgggtttgaatttgaatttatgttggaatgtttgtattttttttgtttctcattTTATTGTTTGCGTGTATTCGGTTTCTTGTTCTTGGGATTGAGTTCTTGCACTTTTGATTTATAATTTGTCGTGGATTTAGTAGTATGCAAGCAATGATCAGTGTTCATGTGATTTTGGGGAATAATTCTGGGTTGTGTATGTTTTGGTAGGTCTTAAGAGAACAAATTGAGGACAAGGGGCAGGTTGATGGTTCAAGAGATTTGGGTTTCCTTGTTGCTGGGAATGTGTTAAGTTAAATATAACTCTGCATTGAGCTGAATTCTGGTTAAATGACACGGGGGAGGATAAGGGCGAGGCTCCGGAGGAGCAATCTTTACACATTTGGTTGCCTTAAGCCTTCTACTCTTGAGGATGCACCTCATCCACTTCAAGGTCCCGGGTTCTCGCGTACTGTGTACTGCAATCAGCCTCTTCTTCATGAAAGGAAGCCTCTATATTACTGCAGGAATGATATATCCACGACTAAGTACAATGTTCTTACGTTTGTCCCCAAGGCACTCTTTGAACAATTCCGTAGGGTTGCTAATATATACTTCCTTTTGGCTGCGTGTCTCTCGGCCTCTCCAATTTCACCTTTCAGCCCACTCAGCATGATTGCTCCTTTGGCATTTGTTGTAGGGCTCAGTATGGCAAAGGAAGCATTGGAAGATTCTCGTAGGTTCGTTCAGGATGTCAAAGTTAATCGCCGAAAGGTTAATCGTCATAAAAGCGATGGTATTTTTGGTCCCAGGTCGTGGCAGACCATTATGGTTGGGGATGTAGTAAAAGTGCAAAAGGATCAATTTTTTCCAGCTGATTTGCTTCTGTTGTCATCGAGTTATGAGGATGGGATATGCTATGTGGAGACTATGAATTTAGATGGTGAGACAAACTTGAAGGTGAAACGATCTTTGGAGTCTACCTTGAATCTAGACAATGACGAAGTTTTTAAAGATTTCACTGGAACAATACGTTGTGAAGACCCAAACCCGAATCTTTATACATTTGTTGGAAACTTAGAGTATGAGCGCCAGATTTATCCTCTTGATCCTAATCAAATTCTTCTCCGAGATTCTAAGCTCAGGAACACTGAGTACATCTATGGGGTGGCCATTTTCACTGGTCATGACAGCAAAGTCATGCAAAATTCTACAAAATCTCCTTCCAAACGAAGCACAATAGAAAAGAAGATGGATTATATTATATACACCCTCTTCACTGTCCTTATTTTGATATCTGTTATTAGTTCCATAGGATTTGTCATCAAGACTAAGTACCAAACCCCAAGTTGGTGGTATTTACGGCCGGACGATATAGAATACCAGTATGATCCCAAAAAAGTTGGAGTAGCTGGAATGAGTCATTTGATTACTGCGCTCATTCTTTATGGATATTTGATACCCATTTCACTTTATGTTTCCATCGAGGTTGTAAAGGTTTTACAGGCTACCTTCATCAACCAAGACATTCAAATGTATGATGACGATACTGGAACTCCAGCTGATGCACGGACATCAAATTTGAATGAAGAGTTGGGTCAGGTAGATACTATCTTGTCAGATAAAACTGGAACTTTGACCTGCAATCAGATGGACTTTTTGAAGTGCTCCATTGCTGGTACTGCATATGGTGTGCGCCCCAGTGATGTTGAACTTGCTGCAGCAAAGCAGATGGCTTCTGATATTGAGGAACCTGATTCAGATCTCTCCAATTTTCCCCTGCCTAAGGCTAAAGTGCGAGTTTCATGGGATGATGttaaaaaagatgaagaaattgGACTGGAGGCTGTTGTCACTTCCAAAGGAGACGAGGATCAAAAGCATGCCATAAAGGGATTTGGTTTTGAAGATGACCGTCTCATGAATTGTAATTGGTTGAAAGAGCCCAATGCTGACGACCTTTTGATGTTCTTCCGAATCCTAGCAGTTTGCCACACCGCCATTCCCGAGCTGAATGAGGAGACTGGTGTTTATACATATGAAGCCGAGTCACCCGATGAAGGGGCTTTTCTTGTAGCAGCAAGAGAATTTGGCTTTGAGTTTTGCAGAAGGACTCAATCAAGTatttttgttcgtgaaaagttttCTGCTTCTAGACAAGTGGTTGAAAGGTCAGTACTCACAAAAAATCTTATGTTCTTCTACTACCCCCTCCAGGTCAGCCTGAATCAGAGAAGTTCCAAAATTTGCTTTTGCTTTTAAATTCGTTCAAACGATTTGCCCCCTACTTATGTACTTTTGGGTGAATTCCACAGAGAGTACAAACTTTTGAATCTGCTGGATTTTACTAGTAAAAGAAAACGTATGTCAGTGATCGTGCGTGATGAGGAGGGCAGTGTCTTTCTTATGTGCAAAGGGGCTGACAGGTTAGCTTGCAGAATCTGTTACTCTTGCCTTGTGCCTGTAGTTTCATTACTTGTCGTTGTTAATGACCAATAGGACCTATATCTCAAAATTTACACTAGAATTAAGGAAATCGAAATCACATTCAAGCCTGTGAATTTTAATCTTGTTTATCACCACTAAAATGCACCATGCATTAGAATAATCACCGCAATTTCCTGCTTCCAAAAGAAATAAGTCACTAAAGTGCACGTCACATCCACATGAATGCTTTTAGATATCTTCAGCATCTCTCTTTAAACTTTGACATCCATTATTTTATTGCTTGCTTATGCAGTATCATATTTGATCGCATGTCAAAGAATGGAAAAAAGTATTTAGAGGCTACTACCAAGCATCTAAATGATTACGGAGAAGCTGGTTTGAGAACACTAGCCCTGGCTTATAGAAAGCTTGAGGAACAAGAATACTCGGCTTGGAATAATGAATTTCAGAAAGCCAAAGCATCTGTTGGAGCTGAAAGAGATTCAATGCTTGAGCGAGTATCAGATATGATGGAAAAAGAGTTGATTCTTGTTGGGGCTACTGCTGTGGAAGACAAACTACAGAATGGGGTGGGCCCTGTCATTCTGTATAGTcgatatttcttttcttctacaaatattcaaccaaattaatttttttgttctctGCAGGTTCCCCAATGTATTGATAATCTTGCTCAAGCTGGTCTTAAGATCTGGGTGTTGACAGGTGATAAGATGGAAACTGCAATCAACATTGGGTCTGTCTACCACAAATCATTTGACCTTGTGAAATTAATTCCTGTTCTAATAATTAAGGTTTAACTTGTTCAATAATGCCTTTGCAAAATGCATTATGAAACTGTTTTGTTTCTGTGGTACAGATTTGCTTGCAGTTTGCTTCGACAGGGCATGAAGCAGATCTGTATAACTACTCCGGTCACAGATTCTGTAACCACTGATGTCAAACAGGTACCTTTTGTCATTGAGAAAGGGTAAAGGAGTTTACTTTATGGACTTGAGTTTCATCTGATGTTAGGCCTAGTTCTTTTGTTTAACACCCCAGGCCATCAAGGATAACATTTCGAACCAACTCACCAATGCTTCCCAAATGATAAAACTGGAGAAGGATCCTCATGCTGCATTTGCATTAATTATTGATGGGAAAACTCTGACATATACTTTAGAAGATGATATGAAGCACCAATTTTTGGCATTGGCAGTTGATTGTGCATCTGTCATCTGTTGTCGTGTGTCTCCCAAGCAAAAGGCACTGGTAGGAATTTTTGCTTTCAGTTGCGATTTTTTTTGCCACATTTATGCAGGTGCTTATTGGGGTTAAATTTGTGCATGACTACACATGGATCCTCCTGAGCTTGATAGGAAAACTTAGATCCAAGTTAAGTTCAGATGGATCCATGAGTACGGTTGTGCACAGTAGTCATGCAGTTGGTAGCGTTTTCTAATCTTTGTTGATGTATCAACTGTGAAAAATAATCTTGTTAATTGTTTTATGATTTCCACCTTCGTCTTTTGGCGTCAGGTAACAAGGTTAGTGAAACAAGGTACTAGAAAGACTACTTTAGCAATAGGTGATGGCGCAAATGATGTTGGGATGATTCAAGAAGCAGATATTGGTGTTGGAATCAGTGGGGTGGAAGGTATGCAGGTCAGTGGCTTACAGGACCGGTTCTTTAAGCACAATGATGTCATTAAACTATCACCGTGAATGATAgcttgattttaatatttattgcaAGTTGCAATGCCATATGTTGTGTTCCAGAAACAAAACCAAATTatagttttatgttattttaatatttttaaaataacatggTTTAGACAGAGAGAGAAGCTCTTGTGTATTTTTTGCATGTTTTGGCTCTATTTTCGAGCTAGACTATGGACCAGGCTTCTTGTCAATTCTTCCTATTAGCTGTATTGTGATTAGTGCTTATCTAATGCAGTGGAGAACTGGACTTCTCTTTGCATTTTAGTGATTACCTAAAGATTAATTTCTTCTATTAATTGAGAAAAAGGTTAGACTCGCTTTGCTAATAGTTATTTGCAGACTAATTTCTTCTATAAAACGAAGAAAAAGGTGACACTTAATGTGAAACTCATCTAGCACTACGCTACTTTTTAGtctttcattcattttaatattaatatagttatgTTTGAATTCTAATcgtatttaaaagttaaaatgtttaatgtCATGTGGGCAATGAGTTGCAAGCTATTTGCTTTTGCTGTTCAGTCAGAAAACACAAGCACCGGAAATCTTTATTAACCAACGTTtcttatcaattaattattatatgctaATTGTAAGTATTCGCAAACACTAGCTTGGTTCATTGTGACAAGTTTTTGTTCTGATTTCTGAATGTGGGCTGAAATAGGGATTATCAACTATTTAAATGTACACATTTATTGTTGTAGTTCATAGAAGATATTTTGAACTGGCAACTTTGTTTGATTCCAAAATGATGTTTGCATAATTAATCTCACGTAGAATATAGTTTGGTCAGAAACTATAATTGGTCCGTGTACACCCGTTAGTTGTCTTTTTCATACTTGCAAGACAACAAAATGCACATTATGTTTATGTTTGGAATCTTGTAAAATTTCTGCAAGTTGTAGACTCAAGCCTGCAACTTTCTTCCAGGCAGTGATGGCTAGTGACTTTGCGATTGCCCAATTTCGATTTCTAGAGAGGCTTCTGGTAGTCCATGGACATTGGTGTTACAAGAGAATCGCACAAATGGTAATTCATTAATGATCATCTTAATCATTAATGTCACATGTCTGAAGCCTTGTCTTCGATTTCTTGTGTGCGATACATTGCATAGGATAGAGAATCATGTAATAATAGTTTTAGTTTGTATGTTACTATTCCAAATTGGTTCCTGTATTTCTTTTCTAAAGTGTTATGTTAATGCATGCAGATATGTTATTTCTTCTACAAGAATATTGCATTTGGCCTCACCATCTTCTATTTTGAGGCTTTCACAGGCTTCTCTGGTCAATCAGTTTATGATGACTGGTATATGATATTGTTCAATGTTGTTCTGACATCATTACCTGTTATTTCACTCGGTGTTTTTGAACAAGATGTTCCATCAGAAGTTTGTTTACaggtttgttttcttgaaatgTCTTCTGTGTTTCTTAGATAGTAGAATAATAGAACTTACCAATGAGCCGGTTGGTTGTGCTTTCCAGTTTCCTGCACTGTATCAACAAGGACCCAGGAATTTATTCTTTGACTGGTATAGAATATTGGGATGGATGGGCAATGGTCTCTATTCTTCACTCATCATCTTCTTTCTCGTCGTCACCATCTTCTACGACCAAGCATTTCGTGGTGATGGCCAGGTAGCTGACATGGCTGTTGTTGGAACCACTATGTTCACTTGCATCGTCTGTACTGTCAACTGTCAGATTGCGTTGACAATGAGCCACTTTACATGGATTCAGCACCTGTTTGTATGGGGAAGCATATCCACTTGGTACATCTTTCTAATATTGTATGGAATGCTTACTCCAGAATATTCCAAGAGTGCCTACCAAATACTGGCTGAAGCTCTTGGTCCTGCGCCTAATTATTGGATAGCAACCATTTTAGTTACAGTTACTTGTAATCTTCCTTATTTTGTCCACATTTCCTACCAAAGATGTTTTTATCCCATGGATCATCACATTATCCAAGAAATTAAGTACTACAAAAAGGATATTGAAGACCAACACATGTGGACAAGGGAGCGTTCTAAAGCCAGACAGGAAACCAAGATTGGTTTCACCGCAAGAGTGGAAGCAAAGATCAGGCAACTGAAGGCAAGGCTGCAGAAAAAGCAATCTTCCATGACTATTACAGCCCCATCGTGACACTATACATAATTTAACAGTTTTGGGTACTTTTAGGGTTGCTCATATTGTTTGATTCAATGGGGTGAATTAAAGTCCCATTCACTACCGAAAAGTATGGAAGTTGCTGCTGTATGTAACATATTTACGTAGAAGTGTCAGTGTGCAATTCTCTTACCACATGGTTATGATTCAATTGACCTTGAAGAAGTGAAACAGCTAAGTTGTACTGTTAGTATTTTTCCCCCCTCTTCTTGAGCTAAGggtttttaatagttttatttggtTAGAACATCGAATCCCCAAATTCTCTTCCAAAATGGATGAAGTCCACTGTGTATTCATTATACTATTCAAATTCTTCGCATTGACTGTATTTATCTCATTGGTGGGTGAGGGGAGGTTTAAATTTCCATCATTGAAGAAGTCCTGACAGAAATAAAAGTTGCAGGCATTAATTAAAAACGTCATCGAGAGGCCTAATATGGTCCAATTGACGAAGTCAGTGGTTGAATTGAAAGCTTTTGTGCTGGCAGGCATTCGAATTTCATTGAAACCTACCCCAACCTTACATCCTCAACATACTTGACTTCAACCATTCCTATTTTCCAACTCATTTATAGGCTTATTATATGTTCTTAGACATAAAAGTTTACCTTTAGAATAAGAAAGAGAGGTGGAAGATTTGCAAGATAGGAATTTTtgtgaaaacattaaaaatgtcAGTAAGAGGCCAAACACATTAATAATTATGCAAGTGTAACAATAGAAGAAAACAATCTTCTTTACTTGCATTTACTTTTTCAGAACAGATAGCAAATCATCCCACACATTAATACCAGATGTCCATTGACTTAAACGATGACTAATGTCTCTAGAATAATTTGACTTAGTCAGGTTTAATATTAATAGATCGTCTTTCTCAAACCACTTCTTTTATTCTCATCatagaatttgaaattttgtttaagaaaacgtaaaataaattatatttttaataagccAATAAATTAACTACTGCTTTATTCAACTACCATAAATGTTTGAAaagtattttgaagaaatttattttaagagaaTTAACTTGttacttatttaatttctttttattaaaatagtttttatattttgatatttttattttatcccccttaactttcttttattacttatctttaatttttaattttataaaagacattttttaatataaaacataattaaaaagatattgaatatttattttaatatttaaagaattatttttaatttttaatgtagtttaaattaaaaaataatagtataacATTAATGTTTCACATCACCTCCTCCATCGTATAAAaggatatataaatttaatgttcatctattttttatttatttttttttcctaaaatcaagaaatatagtattttttatttcaataaagtaattgtataacttttttttttcatctacacaatacacacacatatataattattttaaaattaaataaatatataacagaaaaggaaaaaaaattatgttctcGAAATTCTAAATAGAtagataattttctttttgttttagaatAGGGACAAATATAAGAGGTGGAAATATATATTCCCGAAATGAGAAGAGGAATTAAACGTCCAAAACAACGTCGTTTCATCCttgcaaagaaaacaaaagagcTGGTAGGTTGAGGAGGGTAAGTAAGCGTGTGACACACAACGATCATTCTCACTCTCTTTGTGTC harbors:
- the LOC108323180 gene encoding probable phospholipid-transporting ATPase 4 isoform X2, which encodes MTRGRIRARLRRSNLYTFGCLKPSTLEDAPHPLQGPGFSRTVYCNQPLLHERKPLYYCRNDISTTKYNVLTFVPKALFEQFRRVANIYFLLAACLSASPISPFSPLSMIAPLAFVVGLSMAKEALEDSRRFVQDVKVNRRKVNRHKSDGIFGPRSWQTIMVGDVVKVQKDQFFPADLLLLSSSYEDGICYVETMNLDGETNLKVKRSLESTLNLDNDEVFKDFTGTIRCEDPNPNLYTFVGNLEYERQIYPLDPNQILLRDSKLRNTEYIYGVAIFTGHDSKVMQNSTKSPSKRSTIEKKMDYIIYTLFTVLILISVISSIGFVIKTKYQTPSWWYLRPDDIEYQYDPKKVGVAGMSHLITALILYGYLIPISLYVSIEVVKVLQATFINQDIQMYDDDTGTPADARTSNLNEELGQVDTILSDKTGTLTCNQMDFLKCSIAGTAYGVRPSDVELAAAKQMASDIEEPDSDLSNFPLPKAKVRVSWDDVKKDEEIGLEAVVTSKGDEDQKHAIKGFGFEDDRLMNCNWLKEPNADDLLMFFRILAVCHTAIPELNEETGVYTYEAESPDEGAFLVAAREFGFEFCRRTQSSIFVREKFSASRQVVEREYKLLNLLDFTSKRKRMSVIVRDEEGSVFLMCKGADSIIFDRMSKNGKKYLEATTKHLNDYGEAGLRTLALAYRKLEEQEYSAWNNEFQKAKASVGAERDSMLERVSDMMEKELILVGATAVEDKLQNGVPQCIDNLAQAGLKIWVLTGDKMETAINIGFACSLLRQGMKQICITTPVTDSVTTDVKQAIKDNISNQLTNASQMIKLEKDPHAAFALIIDGKTLTYTLEDDMKHQFLALAVDCASVICCRVSPKQKALVTRLVKQGTRKTTLAIGDGANDVGMIQEADIGVGISGVEGMQAVMASDFAIAQFRFLERLLVVHGHWCYKRIAQMICYFFYKNIAFGLTIFYFEAFTGFSGQSVYDDWYMILFNVVLTSLPVISLGVFEQDVPSEVCLQFPALYQQGPRNLFFDWYRILGWMGNGLYSSLIIFFLVVTIFYDQAFRGDGQVADMAVVGTTMFTCIVCTVNCQIALTMSHFTWIQHLFVWGSISTWYIFLILYGMLTPEYSKSAYQILAEALGPAPNYWIATILVTVTCNLPYFVHISYQRCFYPMDHHIIQEIKYYKKDIEDQHMWTRERSKARQETKIGFTARVEAKIRQLKARLQKKQSSMTITAPS